The genomic DNA GGACGCGCCGCTCCTGCGCGACCACCTGTGCGACGCGTGCAAGGCGTACCACGAGGAGGTGCGGTCGCTGCTGACGGCGGCGGGCGTGGCCTTCGAGGACGACGAGAAGCTGGTGCGCGGCCTCGACTACTACACGCGGACCACGTTCGAGTTCGTCCACGACGGGCTCGGCGCCCAGTCCGCGGTGGGCGGCGGCGGCCGGTACGACGGGCTGTCCGAGATGATCGGCGGCCCCGCGCTGCCGTCCGTGGGGTGGGCGCTCGGCGTCGACCGCACGGTCCTGGCCCTGGAGGCCGAGGGCGTGGCCCTCGACGTCCCGGCCGCCACGGACGTCTTCGCCGTGGCCCTGGGCGACGGTGCCAAGCGGCGCCTGTTCGGACTCGTCACGGAGCTCCGCAGGGCCGGTGTCGCCGCGGACGTGGCGTACGGCGGCAAGAGCATGAAGGCGGGCATGAAGGCGGCGAACCGTTCGGGGGCCCGCTACGCGCTCATCGCCGGTGACCGGGACGTCGAGGAGGGCGTGGTCCAGCTCAAGGACCTGGAGTCCGGCGAGCAGGAGCCCCTCGCGTTCGACTCGGTCATCGGCGGACTCCGGGCCAGGCTGGGCTGACCGGCTCGTCCCGGAGAGGGCGGGGGGCCCGTGACGGACGCCCCGCCCTCACTTATGCCCACCGAACGGCGCACCGGGTCCCCCGTCCGGCACAATGACCACTGCCTCGGCACCCTCCATCCACCCCCTACCGACGGAACGGCTGGTATGACGACGAAAGCTGCGGTCGACGACGCCTCCCCGGACTCCCGCGCCCTCGGCGCCGGCCGGGCGTTCGCCTGGATGCTGGTCACCACCGGCGCGGCGGGGCTGCTGGCCGCCTGGATCATCACCCTCGACAAGTTCAGGATCCTCGAAGACCCCACCTTCGTCCCCGGCTGCAATTTCAACCCGGTCCTGGCCTGCGGCAGCATCATGGAGAGCGACCAGGCGACGGTGTTCGGCTTCCCGAACCCGATGCTGGGGCTCGTCACGTACGGCATGGTGGTCGCCATAGGCGTCGGCCTGCTCGCCGGCGCCCGCTACCGCCGCTGGTACTGGCTGGGTCTCAACGCGGGCACGCTGTTCGGCGTCGGGTTCTGCACCTGGCTCATGGTCGAGTCCCTCTACGCGATCAACGCGCTGTGCCTGTGGTGCTGCCTGGCCTGGGCCGCCACGATCATCATGTTCTGGTACGTGACCTCGTACAACGTCCGCAACGGCCTCCTGCCCGCGCCGTCCGGCCTGCGGCGCTTCCTCGACGAGTTCACCTGGGTCCTGCCGGTGCTGCACCTCGGGGCCATCGGGATGCTGATCCTGACGCGCTGGTGGGACATCTGGCTCGGCTGACCGGCCGGCCCCGGCACCCCGCCGGGGCCGGCGGACCGCTGGCATAGGCTTCACGGTGTGGAGCCCGACCTCTTTACCGCCGCCGCCGAGGACCGCCAGGAGAAGGAGCCGTCGCGCAGCCCGCTCGCGGTGCGGATGCGCCCGCGGACCCTGGACGAGGTCGTCGGGCAGCGGCACCTGCTGAAGCCCGGGTCGCCGCTGCGCCGCCTGGTCGGCGAAGGCGGGGGCGGCCCGGCCGGGACCTCGTCCGTCGTCCTCTGGGGTCCGCCCGGCACCGGCAAGACGACCCTGGCGCACGTGGTCTCCAGGGCCACCGACAAGCGTTTCGTGGAACTGTCCGCGATCACCGCCGGGGTGAAGGAGGTTCGCGCGGTCATCGACGGCGCTCGCCGCGCGGCGGGGGGTTTCGGCAAGGAGACCGTGCTGTTCCTGGACGAGATCCACCGCTTCAGCAAGGCGCAGCAGGACTCGTTGCTGCCGGCCGTCGAGAACCGCTGGGTCACCCTCGTCGCGGCGACGACGGAGAACCCCTACTTCTCGGTGATCTCCCCGCTGCTCTCCCGCTCCCTCCTGTTGACGCTGGAGCCGCTCACCGACGACGACTTGCGCGGTCTGCTGCGGCGCGCGCTGACCGGGGAACGCGGCCTGGCCGGCGAGGTCGCACTGCCCGAGGACGCGGAGGAGCACCTGCTGCGCATCGCCGGCGGCGACGCGCGGCGGGCGCTGACGGCGCTGGAGGCGGCGGCCGGGGCGGCCATGGCCAAGGGCGAGACGGAGATCACGCTCGCCACGCTGGAGGAGACCGTGGACCGCGCCGCGGTGAGGTACGACCGGGACGGCGACCAGCACTACGACGTGGCGAGCGCCTTCATCAAGTCGATCCGCGGCTCGGACGTGGACGCGGCGCTGCACTACCTGGCCCGGATGATCGAGGCGGGGGAGGACCCGCGGTTCATCGCGCGGCGGCTGATGATCTCCGCGAGCGAGGACGTCGGGCTCGCGGACCCGACGGCGCTGCCCACCGCGGTGGCCGCGGCCCAGGCGGTCGCGATGATCGGCTTCCCCGAGGCGGCCCTGACGCTCAGCCACGCCACGATCGCCCTGGCCCTGGCGCCGAAGTCGAACGCCGCCACGCTGGCCGTCCAGGCCGCCCGGGCGGACGTCCGGGCGGGACTCGCCGGACCGGTGCCGGCGCACCTGCGCGACGGGCACTACAAGGGGGCGGCCGGGCTGGGGCACGCGCAGGGGTACGTGTACCCGCACGACGTGCCGGGCGGGATCGCCGCCCAGCAGTACGCCCCGGACGCGGTGCGGGAGCGGCGCTACTACCGACCGACCCGCTACGGCGCGGAAGCGCGGTACGCGGAGGTGGTGGAGAAGGTGCGGGAGCGGCTGCGCGGCGACGGGGCGGCCCCCGGCGGCCGTCCTAGGAGCGGTGGCCGCGGCCACCGCAGCCGAAAGCGGTCCCCCGGCGGCCGTCCGGGGCGGGGCGGCCGCCCCGGGAACCGGCGGTGCCGCGGAGCGTGTACCCTGTACGGGAGTTCGTGTGCGCTCGGCTGCTGACGGCATCCGGGCGATCTCCAGCCCGTCGGGACGCGGCTGACCATGAGCTGATCGGACCTCCGTCACATCGATGCCCCATCGGGAGGCATCGCTCTTCGTGTTGCTGTCTGTGATGCGCGTGGTGTTCCCAGGGCGAGACATGCGATCTCCTTGAGTAAGGTGAACCTAACCTATTTCGGAGGTCTGGAGAACGTGCCTAACCAGTCGCGTCCCAAGGTCAAGAAGTCGCGTGCGCTCGGCATCGCCCTGACGCCGAAGGCCGTCAAGTACTTCGAGGCCCGCCCGTACCCGCCGGGTGAGCACGGCCGCGGTCGCAAGCAGAACTCGGACTACAAGGTCCGTCTGCTCGAGAAGCAGCGCCTGCGCGCCCAGTACGACATCAGCGAGCGCCAGATGGCCCGCGCCTACGACCGCGCGAAGAAGGCCGAGGGCAAGACGGGCGAGGCGCTGGTCGTCGAGCTCGAGCGCCGTCTCGACGCGCTGGTCCTGCGTTCGGGCATCGCCCGCACCATCTACCAGGCCCGTCAGATGGTCGTCCACGGCCACATCGAGGTCAACGGCCAGAAGGTCGACAAGCCGTCCTTCCGCGTCCGCCCCGACGACGTCGTGATGGTCCGCGAGCGCTCGCGCGGCAAGACGCTGTTCCAGGTCGCCCGCGAGGGCGGTTTCGCCCCCGACGGTGAGACCCCGCGCTACCTGCAGGTCAACCTGAAGGCCCTGGCCTTCCGCCTCGACCGCGAGCCGAACCGCAAGGAGATCCCGGTCATCTGCGACGAGCAGCTCGTCGTCGAGTACTACGCCCGCTGATCCGGGCGCGGCGGCCACGCCGCCGCAGCGGTTCCCGGCCCGCCGGCTCCCCGCCCTCATCGGCGGGGAGCCGGCGGGCCCCGGTGTACCCGGGGCCGACGGGGCGCCGCCGGGAGCGGCGTGCCGGGTCCGTACGCGTGTCC from Streptomyces sp. MRC013 includes the following:
- a CDS encoding vitamin K epoxide reductase family protein → MTTKAAVDDASPDSRALGAGRAFAWMLVTTGAAGLLAAWIITLDKFRILEDPTFVPGCNFNPVLACGSIMESDQATVFGFPNPMLGLVTYGMVVAIGVGLLAGARYRRWYWLGLNAGTLFGVGFCTWLMVESLYAINALCLWCCLAWAATIIMFWYVTSYNVRNGLLPAPSGLRRFLDEFTWVLPVLHLGAIGMLILTRWWDIWLG
- a CDS encoding replication-associated recombination protein A, which translates into the protein MEPDLFTAAAEDRQEKEPSRSPLAVRMRPRTLDEVVGQRHLLKPGSPLRRLVGEGGGGPAGTSSVVLWGPPGTGKTTLAHVVSRATDKRFVELSAITAGVKEVRAVIDGARRAAGGFGKETVLFLDEIHRFSKAQQDSLLPAVENRWVTLVAATTENPYFSVISPLLSRSLLLTLEPLTDDDLRGLLRRALTGERGLAGEVALPEDAEEHLLRIAGGDARRALTALEAAAGAAMAKGETEITLATLEETVDRAAVRYDRDGDQHYDVASAFIKSIRGSDVDAALHYLARMIEAGEDPRFIARRLMISASEDVGLADPTALPTAVAAAQAVAMIGFPEAALTLSHATIALALAPKSNAATLAVQAARADVRAGLAGPVPAHLRDGHYKGAAGLGHAQGYVYPHDVPGGIAAQQYAPDAVRERRYYRPTRYGAEARYAEVVEKVRERLRGDGAAPGGRPRSGGRGHRSRKRSPGGRPGRGGRPGNRRCRGACTLYGSSCALGC
- the rpsD gene encoding 30S ribosomal protein S4, whose protein sequence is MPNQSRPKVKKSRALGIALTPKAVKYFEARPYPPGEHGRGRKQNSDYKVRLLEKQRLRAQYDISERQMARAYDRAKKAEGKTGEALVVELERRLDALVLRSGIARTIYQARQMVVHGHIEVNGQKVDKPSFRVRPDDVVMVRERSRGKTLFQVAREGGFAPDGETPRYLQVNLKALAFRLDREPNRKEIPVICDEQLVVEYYAR